The region GGCACCGATATCGCCCCTCAAGCGCAGAACGCTGTCGTTAAGGGACAGTGGCAAGATTACCGGGTTGCCTCGCATACCCTCAGAAGCGGCGCAAACGATTGCGGTGCCGTCAGCGACTTGGAACGCGTCAATCAGCTGATTCAGATTGTCTGTAGAAATGCCTGGCATATCGGCAAGCAACATCAGAACACCATCGGCGCCGTCGGCTACAGCAGCGGCAAATCCGGCCGCCAGTGAACTCGACATGCCCGCTCGGTAGTCTGGATTGACGATAATATGCAGGGGCAGGCCGGTGAGAACGTCCCGGATATCGTCTTGCCGATGGCCGACGACGACGATGATGGAAACGGCGCTACTGGCCTTGGCGACCAAAGCCGAGCGACGCACGAGCGGCATTCCGTCAAACATGGCCAACAGCTTGTGCCCGCCATTCGAGCCCATGCGCGTTGCCAAGCCAGCTGCCAGCACGACGATTGATACATTCGGCTTTGCTCCCATCTCTTTCCCGATCCCACCAGCGCCGCAGCGTCCTCCGTCGACGAGCTCCAGGTTACGAGGTCGCGAACGTGCAGCAGCTTAGCGTCCAGGCAAGCTATTTCCCATCTGCGTCATCGTCGGAGGGTGAGCCTCTCCATAGGCGCTACGCAGGCATCGTCTGGCGGCTGCTCGTGCGAAGCGCTTTGATGACCTGAGCAAGGATCGCTACGGCGATCTCAGCTGGATTGGATGCGCCGATGTCGAGCCCGATCGGCGCGTGGATCGTCGAAAGCGCATCGGCACCGAAGCCGTATGCGGCAAGGCGGCCTGTCCGCGCTGCGTGGGTCTTTCGGCTGCCGAGCGCGCCGATATAGAAGCAGCCGGTGCGCAATGCCTCGGCCAAGGGAAAATCATCGATCTTGGGATCGTGGGTGAGTGCGACTAAGGCGGTATAGCGGTCGAGTGGATCCGCCATCAACGCATCGACGGGCCAATCGGTGCACATCTGCGCATCGGGAAAGCGATCATGCGTCGCAAAGGCTGTGCGCGGATCGATGATGCGCACATCGAAGCCGGCCAACCTTGCCATCGGCGTCAGATACTGGCTGATATGGACGGCGCCGATGACGGCGATGCGCGGGGCAGGTATGTAGACATTGAGGAAGCCGCTGGCATCTATCGTGTCGAAAGCCATCGAGCGGCCAGACCGAAAGGCGCCTTCGACGAGCGCGGCAAATGGCGGCTCGACCGGATCGCCTTCCAGCAAGATATGCTCTTCTCCCCGAAAATCTGTCAGCAGCACGACGGCGAGACGCTTCCGGCGCGCGGCGTTCAGACGCTGCAGGCTGTCGCGGAGCATCAGCCGAGCCTCTCGACAAAGACACGGATGCGCCCGCCGCACGACAGCCCGGCGCGCCAGGCGGTCTCGTCCGCAACGCCGAATTCCAGCATCTGCGCCTTGCCGGCGGCAATTACCTCGGCAGCGGCGGTAACCACCGCACCCTCGACGCAGCCACCGGAAACCGAACCCTCGAAGTTGCCATCACCATCGACCACCA is a window of Rhizobium leguminosarum bv. trifolii WSM1325 DNA encoding:
- a CDS encoding 4-diphosphocytidyl-2C-methyl-D-erythritol synthase (PFAM: 4-diphosphocytidyl-2C-methyl-D-erythritol synthase~KEGG: selA; L-seryl-tRNA(ser) selenium transferase protein; K07141), with translation MGAKPNVSIVVLAAGLATRMGSNGGHKLLAMFDGMPLVRRSALVAKASSAVSIIVVVGHRQDDIRDVLTGLPLHIIVNPDYRAGMSSSLAAGFAAAVADGADGVLMLLADMPGISTDNLNQLIDAFQVADGTAIVCAASEGMRGNPVILPLSLNDSVLRLRGDIGARDLIRTSGLPVIEVEVGSAALTDVDTAEAIIAAGGIPVEDC
- a CDS encoding conserved hypothetical protein (KEGG: hypothetical protein; K07402 xanthine dehydrogenase accessory factor); the encoded protein is MLRDSLQRLNAARRKRLAVVLLTDFRGEEHILLEGDPVEPPFAALVEGAFRSGRSMAFDTIDASGFLNVYIPAPRIAVIGAVHISQYLTPMARLAGFDVRIIDPRTAFATHDRFPDAQMCTDWPVDALMADPLDRYTALVALTHDPKIDDFPLAEALRTGCFYIGALGSRKTHAARTGRLAAYGFGADALSTIHAPIGLDIGASNPAEIAVAILAQVIKALRTSSRQTMPA
- a CDS encoding protein of unknown function DUF182 (PFAM: protein of unknown function DUF182~KEGG: smd:Smed_1483 protein of unknown function DUF182), whose product is MTIQTNLTDPLLTAEHWMETGRAVAIATVIETWGSAPRPVGSHLVVDGDGNFEGSVSGGCVEGAVVTAAAEVIAAGKAQMLEFGVADETAWRAGLSCGGRIRVFVERLG